The following coding sequences are from one Eucalyptus grandis isolate ANBG69807.140 chromosome 11, ASM1654582v1, whole genome shotgun sequence window:
- the LOC104426965 gene encoding WD repeat-containing protein RUP2 yields MQSFDWSKAPQPSDHIISARACTSIASYVWAMNSLLQPQKSQEITRNEEEEAAAAAAAAEKEEEEEEEEEEEDQRKENQENIERRGVQDQELAIAPQLELPQEEEDQRKEKQENIERREGQDQELNVAPRLDPPQEEEERARCEWDFHLSAVVSTAAASSSDTLGVIEFDSPGALIATGGIARKIRIYSLSSLVSQESDQTTTAFSEHSSACSYYICTPAKLSSLRWRPGSGSRVIGSGDYDGVITEYDLERRVPVFERDEHGGRRVWSVDYSSSGPAVGASGSDDGTMQLWDPRCSDSGGCLSTVRPGEVGRSTAVCSVEFSPFDSTTVAVGCADRRAYTYDLRNMSGPVRVFDGHAKAVTYAKFLGAQALVSASIDSCLKLWNVADACVVRTYRGHVNARNFVGLSVWRDGGLIACGSESDQVFVYDAKWGEPIWAHRFERGFVSSVCWRQAGSDRCTLVAGGSDGVLQLFVGTRKASSSRG; encoded by the coding sequence ATGCAGTCCTTTGATTGGTCCAAAGCCCCACAACCCTCCGACCATATCATCTCCGCCAGAGCCTGTACCTCCATCGCCTCCTATGTATGGGCAATGAACAGTTTATTACAGCCCCAGAAATCACAAGAAATTAcaagaaacgaagaagaagaagcagcggcagcagcagcggcggcagaaaaagaagaagaagaagaagaagaagaagaagaagaagatcaaaggAAGGAGAATCAAGAAAACATAGAGAGAAGAGGAGTTCAAGATCAAGAACTCGCCATCGCCCCTCAGCTCGAGCTgccccaagaagaagaagatcaaaggAAGGAGAAGCAAGAAAACATAGAGAGGAGAGAAGGTCAAGATCAAGAGCTCAACGTTGCCCCTCGGCTTGACCCgccccaagaagaagaagaaagagcgaGATGTGAGTGGGACTTCCATCTCTCCGCCGTCGTCTCCACTGCCGCCGCATCCTCTTCCGACACTCTCGGCGTCATTGAATTTGACTCGCCTGGCGCGCTCATTGCCACCGGTGGGATTGCTCGGAAGATCAGGATTTACAGCTTGAGCTCTCTCGTGTCCCAAGAAAGTGACCAAACAACAACTGCATTTTCGGAGCACTCCAGTGCCTGCAGCTACTACATATGCACTCCGGCGAAGCTGAGCAGTCTCAGGTGGCGGCCCGGCTCAGGCAGCCGCGTCATTGGGTCTGGCGACTATGATGGGGTTATCACGGAGTATGACCTCGAGCGGCGGGTGCCGGTGTTCGAGCGTGATGAGCACGGCGGCCGACGGGTCTGGAGCGTGGACTACTCGAGCTCAGGTCCGGCCGTCGGGGCATCTGGGTCCGACGATGGGACAATGCAGCTCTGGGACCCACGCTGCAGCGACAGCGGGGGGTGCCTTTCCACGGTGCGGCCCGGAGAAGTGGGTCGGAGCACCGCCGTATGCAGCGTCGAGTTCAGCCCGTTCGACAGCACGACTGTGGCCGTCGGGTGCGCGGACCGGAGAGCCTACACCTATGACCTGCGCAACATGTCGGGCCCGGTCCGGGTCTTTGATGGGCATGCAAAGGCGGTGACCTACGCCAAGTTCCTTGGCGCGCAAGCGCTGGTGTCGGCTAGCATCGACAGCTGCCTGAAGCTGTGGAATGTGGCGGACGCGTGCGTGGTCCGCACATATCGGGGCCACGTGAACGCACGGAACTTCGTCGGGCTGTCCGTGTGGCGAGACGGCGGGTTGATCGCGTGTGGCTCAGAGAGCGACCAGGTGTTCGTGTACGACGCGAAGTGGGGCGAGCCCATCTGGGCCCACCGGTTCGAGCGCGGGTTCGTGAGCAGCGTGTGCTGGAGGCAGGCTGGCTCGGACAGGTGCACGCTCGTCGCGGGCGGGTCGGACGGTGTTTTGCAGCTCTTTGTGGGCACGAGGAAGGCATCATCATCACGAGGATGA